Below is a genomic region from Henckelia pumila isolate YLH828 chromosome 3, ASM3356847v2, whole genome shotgun sequence.
CAAATCATTGTGGACCACGCCCCAACGGAGTGGGCTCTTTCCTTAAACTACGGGGTGTCTAAATCACACGTGATAGCCGTCCCATCACCCTAAAAGCCGTCAGTTAGCTCATATCCAGTAATCATTGAAGGCCCGAGCCGGCCATTATAAAAGCTAAGGGAGAATTTCGTAAAGGGCAAGTTGGATGATTCAATACAGACTCACTTTCTCAAATATCTTCATCTATCTTTTCCGCCCGGGAATTTACTCGCCCCCAGGTAATCATTTTATGATAATCGcatcattggcgccgtctgtgggaaagtgAGTTCAAGACATAGATATGACCATCATTGATGATCCAGAAAGCTCTCGTCAAGCAGTGGCCGCAATTCAAGAACAAATGAATGCTATGGTGGACGCCGCAGTACAAAGAGTCATGGCAATGCAGCAAGAAGGAGGAAAGGATGGCCAAGGAAAGGAGAATGAAAAAGGATTAGAGGGAGAAAAAGAACAGGAGCCGAGGCCCGAAAAAGAGAAGAGCAAAGGCATACACTTGGAAGAGGAGGGAAACTCACATGCCGGGTCCGCCAATGTCACCATGGCGGGGGAGCTGGAGATGctgaaacaaaaaataaaaaaactggaGAACACGGACCCGCGGGAATCTTCGCGGGTCAAAAGTCTGGGCTGTCCTTTCTCCTCGGAAATCATTGGGGAGCCATTGCTGGtccattttcaaattttccaaAATCAAGGAGTATGATGGCAGCACTGATCCAAAGGAGCATGTGACCCGATTTGAGAACGTGGCAATGTTACATTGCTATGGTGATCAAATTAAGTGCAATGTATTTCTGACTACCTTGGTGGATTCTGCTCAAAGATGGTTCGAAAACTTGGAAGAAGGTAGTATTAAgactttcaaagaattcagggaaGTCTTTTTACAACACTTCAGCAGTAGCAAGCGATATAAAAAGACCACTCTCAGCCTTTTTGAGATAAAGCAGTCGAACGAGGAGTCTCTGAGAACTTATATTAAAAAGTTCAATAGAGTGGCCTTGGAAGTACCTGCGTGTGCGCCGAAAACCAAAATCACCGCTTTCACACAGGGACTTAGAGAAGGAGAATTTTTCCGGTCTTTAGTCAAGAGGGCTCCCCGGTACTTTGAGGACCTCTTGGCTCGAGCTGAAAAATATATCAACATGGAAGAAGCCCAGCGGTAGAAGAGGGAGAATTACAAGAAGGAAGCACACAGGGATAGAGGAAACCAGAGTAATCCGGGAAGAAGAAGGCCGGATCAACCAGGGAGACTTGCCACCTATGCTCCCCACAGGATAGCCCAGGACCGAGAGATTCATCTATGTGAGGACAATGCCCAACCGTTGCCTCCGAAAAGGCCGGGAAAATATTGCTCGATACATCGGGTAAACACTCATGACACCAGTGAGTTCCGGAGGATCATATCAGAGCCAGGACAGTCTATACCAGAGGAAGCAAGGCATGTGGAGAAGAAGCAGCGGGGACGTCCCTGGGTGCCACGGCTCGACACCACACGGGCCAATAAGCCCGACCCTCCAAGAGCTCGGGAGATGACACCTCGAAGGCCAGATAAAGAACCCCGAGAGGGATCTTCTAAAGGGGTGATCAACATGATTTCGGGAGGGTCCACTGATGGGGACTCTAATAGGGCTCGAAAATCTTGGAGTAAAAGAGAAAGCCTGGGAATCGAGGCCCGGAGGATGGACCCCAGCCCAATCATTACATTTGGGCCGGGGGATTTGGAAGAGGTGTGCCTGCCTCACAACGACTCTTTACTTATCAGGGCTCGAGTTGCTAACTATGACGTGAGAAGGGTGTTTGTGGATTCGGGGAGTTCTGTAAATGTCATCTTTCAAGAGGCATTCGAGCAAATGAACTTACAGTGGTGTGAGATCCATCCCGTGAAAACATCTCTGTATGGGTTCGCAGGACATACCGTTCGGCCCAAAGGAGAAGTGTGGCTACCAATCACCCTGGGATCGGGTGATATAAAGAAGACTGTCATGGCCCTCTTTACCGTGGTGGAAGCCCCGTCTTCCTACAATATCATCCTAGGAAGACCGGCCCTAAATGCTTTTATGGCTGTCGCCTCTGCATACCACCAGAAGATCAAATTCTCGGTGGGAAATCAAGTGGGCGAGGTAAAGGGAGATCAGCATTCCTCTCGGCGATGCTATGCGGACACCATCCGAGTGGACAATAAGAGGGCCTGGGGAAAGGAGAGAAGGGATGATCCGCAACAGGAGGAGGTATGCGCAGTGGAAGAGTTAAAGGAGGAATATGAGGAGGTGGAGGTAATGCCTGGACAGCCGGGAAGGATTGCTCGGATGGCTCGGGGTCTGGAGCCTGCTTTGGCTGAGCAATTGAAAACTTGCCTGGCCCAGAACGCGGATGTATTTGCCTGGTCTCCCAAAGAGCTAACGGGATTCCCGGCTCATTTGGCTGAGCACAAGTTGAATATCCTCCCGGGATCCCGGCCTGTTAAGCAAAATAAGAGACACTTCGGAGCAAAGAAGGACAAGGTCATTGCCGAACAAGTCCGGGAGCTGCTGGAAGCGGGGCACGTCAAGGAGGTACAGTTTCCTAGTTGGTTGTCTAACGTGGTGCTGGTACCCAAGAGTACAGGGAAGTGGAGAATGTGTATAGATTTCCGAGACTTAAATAAAGCCTGCCCAAAGGACTGCTATCCCCTGCCCCGGATTGTTCAATTGGTGGATTCTACCTCCGATTATGAGCTGCTTTGCTTTATGGATGCCTACCAAGGATACCATCAGATTCCCCTGGCTAAGGAGGATCAGGATAAGGTCAGTTTTGTTACGTCGGGAGGAacgttttgttatgtggttatGACTTTCGGGTTAAAAAATGCAGGAGCCACATATCAAAGGATGATGGATAAAGTCTTCCAAAATCAATTGGGCCGGAATGTGGAGGTGTATGTGGACGATATTCTGGTAAAGTCCAGGATCCGGGACCATTTTATTCCTGTACCTTGCGAAGGTATGGGGTGAAGCTCAACCCGGCTAAGTGCGTGTTTGGAGTAAAAAGTGGGAAATTCTTGGGATTTGTAGTGACCGAGAGAGGAATAGAGGTAAACCCGGAGAAGATAAAGATCCTGAAGAGATGCCATCACCCTCCTCCATTAGGGAGGTGCAACAGTTGACCGGAAGAGTTACTGCCCTATCTCGTTTTATTGCTCGGTCTGCCCATCGGAGTCATCCTTTCTTTCAGGTGTTGAGGAAGGCTCAGAGGTTCGGATGGAGTGAGGAGTGTGAACGAGCTTTCcgggagttgaaggagcatctgGAAAATCTTCCTATCTTGGTTAATCCTGAACCAGGGGAGAGGCTATGGGTTTATATTTCCACGACAGAGTTTGCTGTAAGCACGGTTCTAATAAAAGAAGAGGGAGGAGATCAAAAGCCAGTTTATTATGTAAGTCACGCTCTGAAGGGGCCTGAGATCCGGTACAGTGAAATGGAAAAGATGGCCCTGGCCCTCGTCTTGACTGCCCGAAAACTCCGGTCTTACTTTCTATCTCATCTGGTCACTATCTTAACCAATAGCCCTTTGGGTCGGGTGATGACTCATCCGGATGCTTCAGGTCGATTGGTCAAGTGGGCAGTTGAGCTAGGAGAATATGATGTAGAATACAAGCCTCGGGCAACTATTAAGGCACAAGCTTTGTCTGACTTTCTGACCGAGGTCTTCACCTTTGGTCAGGAAGAGGTGTGGAGAGTCTTTGTGGATGGGGCTAGCAGTTTGGAAGGAAGCGGGGTGGAAGTAATCCTCATTTCTCCCACTCAGGAGAAAATTAAAGTTGCGATAAGGTTATCATCTTTCAGATCTAATAATGAAGCGGAGTATGAGGCGGTAGTCTCAGGTTTGAAGTTGGCCCGAGAGGCGGGAGCAGGGCACGTAATTGTGTATTCGGATTCTCAACTGGTAGTGCAGCAAGTCCAGGGGGGCTTTAGCATCAGGGAGAAGAGATTACAAGAGTATGTGGGGCTTATCAAGCAGCAGGGAGAGGAATTTTCTAGCTGGAGCATTGAACAAATTCCCAAAAAGCATAATACTGAGGCAGACGCCCTAGCCCGGATGACATCATCTCTTACTAGTATTGATAGCCGGGAGGTGATACAGCAGTCCGGATCGGTGATGGCCATAGAAGAAAGAGTAGAAGAGACCGGGGAGGGATCCTGGATGACTCCCCTCATCAAGTACCTgcagtgaaacgaccctaactctataattattaaataaataaatatgcggaatttttttttttttttaaacttactaaataaaatatgcacatatatgcccatacatacatgcacagaataaaagatttaaaataaataaataaataacttaaataaaaattgcattctttaaataaaataaatatctga
It encodes:
- the LOC140888386 gene encoding uncharacterized protein translates to MTIIDDPESSRQAVAAIQEQMNAMVDAAVQRVMAMQQEGGKDGQGKENEKGLEGEKEQEPRPEKEKSKGIHLEEEGNSHAGSANVTMAGELEMLKQKIKKLENTDPRESSREYDGSTDPKEHVTRFENVAMLHCYGDQIKCNVFLTTLVDSAQRWFENLEEGSIKTFKEFREVFLQHFSSSKRYKKTTLSLFEIKQSNEESLRTYIKKFNRVALEVPACAPKTKITAFTQGLREGEFFRSLVKRAPRYFEDLLARAEKYINMEEAQRIAQDREIHLCEDNAQPLPPKRPGKYCSIHRVNTHDTSEFRRIISEPGQSIPEEARHVEKKQRGRPWVPRLDTTRANKPDPPRAREMTPRRPDKEPREGSSKGVINMISGGSTDGDSNRARKSWSKRESLGIEARRMDPSPIITFGPGDLEEVCLPHNDSLLIRARVANYDVRRVFVDSGSSVNVIFQEAFEQMNLQWCEIHPVKTSLYGFAGHTVRPKGEVWLPITLGSGDIKKTVMALFTVVEAPSSYNIILGRPALNAFMAVASAYHQKIKFSVGNQVGEVKGDQHSSRRCYADTIRVDNKRAWGKERRDDPQQEEVCAVEELKEEYEEVEVMPGQPGRIARMARGLEPALAEQLKTCLAQNADVFAWSPKELTGFPAHLAEHKLNILPGSRPVKQNKRHFGAKKDKVIAEQVRELLEAGHVKEVQFPSWLSNVVLVPKSTGKWRMCIDFRDLNKACPKDCYPLPRIVQLVDSTSDYELLCFMDAYQGYHQIPLAKEDQDKVSFVTSGGTFCYVVMTFGLKNAGATYQRMMDKVFQNQLGRNVEVYVDDILWEILGICSDRERNRGKPGEDKDPEEMPSPSSIREVQQLTGRVTALSRFIARSAHRSHPFFQVLRKAQRFGWSEECERAFRELKEHLENLPILVNPEPGERLWVYISTTEFAVSTVLIKEEGGDQKPVYYVSHALKGPEIRYSEMEKMALALVLTARKLRSYFLSHLVTILTNSPLGRVMTHPDASGRLVKWAVELGEYDVEYKPRATIKAQALSDFLTEVFTFGQEEVWRVFVDGASSLEGSGVEVILISPTQEKIKVAIRLSSFRSNNEAEYEAVVSGLKLAREAGAGHVIVYSDSQLVVQQVQGGFSIREKRLQEYVGLIKQQGEEFSSWSIEQIPKKHNTEADALARMTSSLTSIDSREVIQQSGSVMAIEERVEETGEGSWMTPLIKYLQ